One genomic segment of Ricinus communis isolate WT05 ecotype wild-type chromosome 5, ASM1957865v1, whole genome shotgun sequence includes these proteins:
- the LOC8289065 gene encoding protein SAMBA isoform X2 — protein sequence MNSTSPAHSSVSTTAIVGGGSVTNPSFDEFQFPSDLISIHDRKEEAFLVLKADLMATLNKEVKSLDEDNWKFEGPRSCIHLISRPGGFPNKKMEITKSRNLVQPKNNSNSSDRSCLSSVDY from the exons ATGAACAGTACATCACCAGCTCATTCATCAGTCTCAACAACTGCTATCGTTGGAGGAGGCAGCGTTACAAATCCCTCGTTCGATGAATTTCAATTCCCTTCCGATCTCATTTCCATCCATGACCGCAAGGAAGAGGCCTTTCTtg TTTTGAAAGCTGATCTAATGGCTACACTTAACAAAGAGGTTAAATCCTTGGATGAAGATAACTGGAAATTTGAAGGACCTCGTTCATGTATCCACCTTATATCAAGGCCAG GTGGATTTCCTAACAAGAAGATGGAAATAACAAAGAGTAGGAACTTGGTGCaaccaaaaaataattcaaattcttCAGACAGGTCATGTCTTTCTTCTGTTGACTACTGA